In the genome of Bremerella sp. P1, the window GACGTTCATATGAACATCGAAAGCGCACTGGTCGATCGCTTAGGGGATGTGGGACGAAAACTGCACACCGGTCGTAGTCGAAATGATCAGGTTTCGACCGACGCACGGCTGTGGATTCGCGATTCCATCGACGAAACAGATCAACTGTTAAAGCAGTTACAGGTCGCGTTCGTTGGTCGCTGCGATGCGGATATGGACGTGATTCTGCCAGCCTACACGCACATGCAGCGAGCCCAGCCCGTGCTCGCCCCGCACTACTGGCTCGCTTACACCGAGAAATTCCAACGCGATCGCGAGCGTCTGGCCGATTGCCGTCGCCGCGTGAACGTCTGCAGCTTGGGCACCGCCGCGTTGGCCGGCACGACGATTCCGATCGATCGCGAAAATGTAGCTAAGCGGTTGGGATTCGAGTCTGTGGCCGCCAATAGTATCGACGTCTCCAGCGATCGTGACTTCCTGGTGGAGTACGCGTTCTGTCTGACGATGATTGCCGAGCATCTGAGCGTCTGGGCCGACGAGTGGGTGTTGTGGTCGAGCGTCGAATTCAAATTCATTCAGGTTCCGCAGCAGTTCTGCACCGGCAGTTCGATCATGCCGCAGAAGATTAACCCGGACGTGTGCGAACTCATTCGCGGAAAAACGGCTCGCGTTATTGGGAACCTCCAGTCGCTGCTGGTCCTCATTAAGGGACTGCCACTGGCCTACAACCGAGACCTGCAAGAAGACAAAGAGCGGCTGTTCGATTCGGTTGATACGGTTCATCGCTCACTCGACCTGGCGGCTTCGATGGTTGAAGGGGCCAAGTTGAACACCGATTCGATCAACTCGCGGCTGGAAGATGGCTTCCTCGATGCGACCACGCTGATGGAGTACCTGATTGGT includes:
- the argH gene encoding argininosuccinate lyase; this encodes MSRNSPSQSGVFNSAVDTRVEKFTESISFDHRLYAQDIRGSIAHAEMLADVGVLTSDEAAQITTALALIKGEIDNGDFEFDEKLEDVHMNIESALVDRLGDVGRKLHTGRSRNDQVSTDARLWIRDSIDETDQLLKQLQVAFVGRCDADMDVILPAYTHMQRAQPVLAPHYWLAYTEKFQRDRERLADCRRRVNVCSLGTAALAGTTIPIDRENVAKRLGFESVAANSIDVSSDRDFLVEYAFCLTMIAEHLSVWADEWVLWSSVEFKFIQVPQQFCTGSSIMPQKINPDVCELIRGKTARVIGNLQSLLVLIKGLPLAYNRDLQEDKERLFDSVDTVHRSLDLAASMVEGAKLNTDSINSRLEDGFLDATTLMEYLIGKGTPQRTAHHQIGSLVATAMEKGCRLAELPLEDFTAVNDSLDKSVYDVLGVERAVAAFRSYGSTSPDMVKKQVVRWKEQLELS